Proteins encoded by one window of Ochrobactrum sp. BTU1:
- a CDS encoding ABC transporter ATP-binding protein, with protein MVSIDAVTMSFGNFVAVENVNLTVADGEFLAIVGPTGCGKSTILNAIAGLLKPSNGTVSIDGKAVTGVHNDIGYLFQQDALLPWKTALENVELGPMFKGVGTSERRKSALNWLAKVGLKGFEHRYPHQLSGGQRKRVQMAQALITGPKVILMDEPFSALDIHTRHLMQNELLRLWQEERRAVVMITHDLEEAIALGDRVVVLAAGPRSRVIDSFHVDLDRPRDVAEIKLDPRFLDLYRNIWASLRGEVEKSYERHD; from the coding sequence ATGGTATCAATTGATGCCGTGACCATGTCGTTTGGTAACTTTGTTGCCGTCGAAAATGTCAATCTGACCGTTGCAGATGGCGAGTTTCTCGCCATCGTTGGACCGACAGGTTGCGGAAAAAGTACGATCCTCAATGCAATCGCGGGATTATTGAAACCCTCAAACGGCACAGTATCAATTGACGGTAAGGCCGTCACAGGTGTTCATAACGACATTGGATATTTGTTTCAGCAGGATGCGCTTCTACCTTGGAAAACAGCACTGGAGAACGTCGAGCTTGGACCGATGTTTAAAGGTGTAGGCACCTCTGAGAGACGCAAGAGTGCGCTCAACTGGCTCGCCAAGGTTGGCTTGAAAGGATTTGAACACCGCTATCCTCATCAGCTTTCAGGTGGTCAACGCAAGCGCGTTCAAATGGCACAGGCGCTGATCACAGGTCCAAAAGTCATCTTGATGGATGAGCCTTTTTCCGCACTCGACATCCATACACGCCACCTCATGCAGAATGAACTTCTGCGGCTCTGGCAGGAAGAGCGCCGTGCGGTTGTTATGATTACGCACGATCTGGAGGAAGCCATAGCGCTTGGAGATCGCGTTGTTGTTCTGGCCGCAGGACCCCGAAGCCGGGTAATCGACAGTTTCCACGTCGATCTGGATCGCCCGCGAGATGTCGCGGAAATTAAACTTGATCCACGCTTTTTGGATCTTTACCGCAACATTTGGGCGTCGCTTCGCGGCGAAGTGGAGAAAAGCTATGAACGCCATGACTGA
- a CDS encoding ABC transporter permease has protein sequence MNAMTERLIQAGLLVVILGGWQLGTSLGFIDVFFFPAPINIFNQVVEWVSDTSFYRHVSITLTETVLGYLIGTALGVAAGVWLGLSRSASRILDPFIKGLNAIPRVVLAPIFVLWLGLGLWSKVALAVTLVFFVTFFNAMQGVREVNPVVLSNARILGAKRSDLLRHVYFPAAASWILSSLRTSVGFAVVGAIIGEYLGSSAGLGYLIAQAEGNFDAVGVFAGILILGIFVLIIDSILDVVETRLIKWRPNASERPA, from the coding sequence ATGAACGCCATGACTGAACGACTTATCCAGGCTGGCTTGCTGGTCGTTATTCTCGGTGGCTGGCAGCTGGGTACGTCCCTGGGTTTCATCGACGTATTCTTCTTTCCGGCACCTATTAATATTTTCAATCAAGTCGTCGAATGGGTAAGTGATACGAGCTTCTATCGGCATGTATCGATCACTTTGACGGAAACTGTTCTTGGATATCTGATCGGAACTGCTCTCGGTGTTGCAGCAGGCGTTTGGCTCGGCCTTAGTCGTAGTGCATCGCGGATTCTCGACCCCTTCATCAAAGGACTGAACGCGATACCTCGTGTTGTGCTCGCGCCAATTTTCGTCCTTTGGTTGGGGCTTGGTCTCTGGTCCAAAGTGGCACTCGCTGTCACACTGGTATTTTTCGTTACGTTCTTCAACGCAATGCAGGGTGTACGTGAAGTTAATCCGGTCGTACTTTCCAATGCGCGTATTCTCGGTGCCAAACGTTCTGATCTCTTGCGTCACGTTTATTTCCCCGCTGCCGCAAGCTGGATTCTCTCGTCTTTGCGTACGTCCGTAGGTTTCGCAGTCGTTGGAGCTATCATTGGCGAGTACCTGGGTTCGTCTGCTGGCCTTGGCTACCTTATCGCTCAGGCTGAGGGCAATTTCGATGCCGTGGGCGTTTTTGCAGGCATCCTGATCCTAGGGATATTTGTGCTGATTATCGACAGCATTCTTGATGTGGTTGAAACACGGCTGATAAAATGGCGTCCTAATGCCAGCGAACGTCCCGCCTGA
- a CDS encoding ornithine cyclodeaminase family protein, whose product MKTLLLTKNEVKKLISISSVIDAVEDAYRAFSRGEVEQPGYMGLDLPAPRGEIDFKLGYLKSSEMISMKASSGGFRDNPSRHGVPNGMGTILLFDAQSCALVCVMDGSLITGLRTGAAGAISVRLLARKDAKKVTSIGTGNQSRMQIRAIREVMQIEEIHAWHSHPETLLKYKVDIEREFNIPVTMAASKREAVEQADILVTTTRGKGSLVETEWIKPGTHIVAIGTDALGKQELEPEIFQNAKIVTDSTSQCSQKGEIWHALNRGMISMNGIHAEIGEILMGTKAGRENAEEITIFDSTGMAAQDNTTANAIYQSALRQNVGTRFSFLEQ is encoded by the coding sequence TTGAAAACGTTATTATTGACAAAAAATGAAGTCAAAAAACTCATTTCGATTTCTTCGGTAATTGATGCTGTTGAAGACGCTTATCGCGCGTTTAGCCGGGGCGAAGTCGAACAGCCAGGTTATATGGGGTTGGATTTACCTGCTCCACGCGGCGAAATTGACTTCAAGCTGGGTTATTTGAAATCATCAGAAATGATATCAATGAAAGCGTCTTCAGGCGGGTTCAGGGACAATCCCTCTCGTCATGGCGTTCCAAATGGTATGGGAACTATCCTTCTTTTTGACGCACAAAGTTGCGCCTTGGTATGCGTGATGGATGGCAGTCTGATTACAGGTCTAAGGACTGGGGCTGCCGGTGCGATTTCGGTCAGATTGTTGGCTCGCAAAGACGCGAAAAAAGTAACTTCTATCGGCACCGGCAATCAGTCCCGCATGCAAATTAGAGCAATCCGAGAAGTGATGCAAATCGAGGAGATTCATGCGTGGCATTCTCACCCTGAAACACTGTTAAAATACAAAGTTGACATCGAAAGAGAATTCAATATTCCCGTGACAATGGCAGCATCCAAACGAGAAGCTGTAGAGCAAGCAGATATTTTGGTTACGACCACGCGCGGCAAGGGATCCCTGGTAGAAACCGAATGGATAAAACCAGGAACACATATTGTTGCGATTGGGACAGATGCTCTGGGAAAGCAGGAACTGGAGCCTGAGATATTTCAGAATGCTAAAATCGTCACGGATTCGACGAGCCAGTGCTCGCAAAAAGGTGAGATTTGGCATGCACTCAATCGTGGCATGATTTCAATGAATGGTATTCACGCCGAAATTGGTGAGATTTTGATGGGGACAAAAGCCGGTCGAGAGAATGCCGAAGAGATAACTATCTTCGATTCGACTGGGATGGCTGCTCAGGATAATACAACAGCGAATGCGATCTATCAGAGCGCCCTTCGCCAGAACGTGGGCACTAGATTTTCCTTTTTGGAACAATAG
- a CDS encoding threonine/serine dehydratase: MLNYPTIEDIRDAQKRIKPYVWHTPILRADKIAAKVACNLYLKPETLQVTGAFKIRGALNAVLALPREKIANGIISSSSGNHAQGLSYAARMIGVKVVLVLPVTTPKIKIANTRALGADVILFDGDNATRWKEVYRIAEANNYAVIHGFEDPMVMAGQGTIGCEILGDLKEVNTVIVPVGGGGLISGVATAIKEINPSVRVIGAEPALTPKYYWSRKNGKPTSLPLKDTIADGLRISVPGRNPYPIIEKYVDEIVLVDDEHIVAGMRALATDAKLIAEPAASIGIGALLAGSINVQKDENVCAVLTGGNWDLRDLADIYLEKE; encoded by the coding sequence ATGCTAAACTATCCAACAATTGAAGACATTCGAGATGCGCAGAAACGGATTAAGCCCTACGTCTGGCATACTCCCATTCTAAGAGCAGACAAAATCGCGGCCAAAGTCGCTTGTAATCTTTATCTGAAACCAGAAACCTTGCAAGTGACCGGCGCATTCAAAATTCGAGGCGCTCTGAACGCCGTGCTAGCGCTTCCACGGGAGAAAATTGCAAACGGGATTATCTCTTCCTCTTCTGGAAATCACGCACAGGGACTATCATATGCCGCCCGAATGATTGGTGTCAAAGTTGTCCTTGTACTCCCCGTAACTACTCCGAAAATCAAAATTGCGAACACTCGAGCTTTAGGTGCTGACGTCATTTTATTTGATGGTGACAACGCTACCAGATGGAAAGAAGTATATCGGATCGCGGAAGCCAATAACTACGCGGTGATCCATGGCTTTGAAGATCCGATGGTCATGGCAGGTCAAGGCACTATTGGATGTGAGATCCTCGGAGACCTGAAGGAAGTCAACACCGTGATTGTTCCTGTCGGCGGCGGCGGTCTGATTTCCGGTGTTGCGACGGCAATCAAGGAAATTAATCCCTCTGTTCGTGTTATCGGCGCGGAGCCAGCTCTAACGCCCAAATATTATTGGAGCCGCAAGAACGGTAAACCCACCTCACTTCCTCTCAAAGATACCATCGCAGATGGTCTCAGGATTAGTGTGCCCGGCCGCAATCCTTATCCTATTATCGAGAAATATGTCGACGAAATCGTTCTGGTTGACGATGAGCATATAGTTGCAGGAATGCGAGCGCTCGCAACTGACGCAAAACTCATCGCTGAACCCGCCGCGTCGATAGGTATCGGTGCTCTCCTGGCAGGTTCTATAAACGTGCAAAAAGATGAGAATGTCTGTGCAGTTTTGACCGGCGGAAACTGGGATCTCCGTGACCTTGCCGATATCTATCTTGAGAAAGAGTGA
- a CDS encoding diacylglycerol kinase, whose protein sequence is MILDFNTVEAINTVTEKIVDFVSATYSTAARDAQDLGSFVVFCMCCWCHLLLPCIDNESVVMG, encoded by the coding sequence ATTATTTTGGATTTTAATACCGTGGAGGCAATCAATACTGTTACTGAGAAAATCGTTGACTTTGTCTCGGCCACTTATTCAACCGCTGCTCGCGATGCACAAGATCTGGGGTCTTTCGTGGTTTTTTGCATGTGTTGTTGGTGTCATCTACTTCTACCGTGTATTGACAACGAATCGGTTGTAATGGGATGA
- a CDS encoding ABC transporter ATP-binding protein/permease, with protein sequence MSPTPQNPDDYDSLAAQHVSLRRVLALFRPYRKRIATVIVLMLIASTTGLAGPFLLRAIIDDALPRNDLKLLSLLVAGMILVALVSAVIGAWQVVLSSRIGQAVLHDLRVRLYAHLQNLSLRFFTGTRVGEVQSRIANDVDGLQSLVSDTANELGRSLSSVIMTSIAIIILDWRLALLVLLIVPGTLIISGRVARAREAITFQQQGRAADLSVAVQETLSASGIILARTMGRAAHLNQRFNRISGDLAQLEVRSRTAGEWQWSFIGFALAVLPAFTLLAGGLLMNTGSPATIGTLVAMIALQEQLLWPFEQLLELGRDARKTRALFARIFEYLDKPVEITEKAKATTILRSDMRGEVELDHVSFNYSEEGRSALHDVSLTIQAGSNVAIVGQTGSGKTTLGYLLARLYDVDSGAIRFDGVDLRDLSFNSLSEMLGVVSQDPYLLHASVAENLRFAKPEATDEELYAAARTAQIHDHIINLPEGYDTIVGEDGYRFSGGEKQRLVLARTILRNPPVLLLDEATSALDTRTERAMSEALARMSKGRTTITIAHRLSTIRDADIIVVMKAGRIVEQGNHQQLLALNGTYAELLQNS encoded by the coding sequence ATGTCTCCAACGCCTCAAAACCCAGACGATTATGACAGTCTTGCCGCGCAGCACGTCTCATTGCGGCGTGTGTTAGCACTCTTCAGGCCTTACCGGAAAAGGATCGCGACTGTTATTGTGCTGATGTTGATCGCATCGACAACCGGATTGGCAGGGCCTTTCCTTTTGCGTGCGATTATTGATGACGCATTACCCCGAAATGACCTCAAGCTGTTGAGCCTGCTTGTGGCAGGTATGATCCTTGTCGCGCTCGTGTCAGCCGTAATCGGCGCATGGCAGGTGGTTCTAAGTTCACGTATCGGGCAGGCTGTTCTGCATGACCTGAGGGTGAGATTATACGCCCATCTGCAGAATCTTTCACTTCGGTTTTTCACGGGCACCCGCGTCGGGGAGGTGCAGTCCAGAATTGCAAATGACGTTGACGGTCTTCAATCGCTTGTCAGTGATACGGCTAATGAGCTCGGGCGCTCGCTCAGTTCTGTCATTATGACGTCTATCGCCATTATTATTCTCGACTGGCGATTGGCGCTCCTCGTACTGCTTATCGTGCCAGGAACACTTATTATCAGCGGCCGTGTTGCCCGGGCACGCGAGGCTATCACCTTTCAGCAACAGGGCCGCGCCGCCGATTTGTCGGTTGCCGTGCAAGAAACACTTTCTGCCTCCGGTATCATCCTCGCTCGCACGATGGGCCGTGCCGCACATTTAAATCAGCGATTTAACCGCATCTCAGGTGATCTCGCACAACTTGAGGTGAGATCACGAACGGCGGGTGAATGGCAGTGGTCTTTCATCGGCTTTGCACTCGCCGTTCTGCCAGCATTCACTTTACTTGCAGGCGGACTGTTAATGAACACAGGAAGCCCGGCAACGATAGGCACACTCGTGGCTATGATCGCGCTTCAAGAGCAGTTGCTATGGCCATTCGAGCAGTTACTTGAACTTGGCCGTGATGCGCGGAAGACGCGGGCATTGTTCGCAAGGATATTCGAGTATTTAGACAAGCCAGTGGAAATCACGGAAAAAGCGAAAGCTACCACAATCCTTCGGAGTGATATGAGAGGAGAGGTGGAGCTGGATCACGTCAGTTTCAATTACAGCGAGGAAGGCCGTTCAGCTTTGCACGACGTCAGTCTTACCATCCAAGCGGGTAGCAATGTCGCAATTGTTGGGCAGACCGGGTCTGGAAAGACAACTCTCGGATATCTGCTGGCCAGGCTCTACGATGTCGACAGTGGCGCAATCCGGTTTGATGGTGTTGATTTGCGTGATCTCAGCTTCAATTCTTTGTCAGAAATGTTAGGGGTGGTCTCTCAGGATCCATACCTGCTGCACGCTTCAGTGGCAGAAAACTTGCGTTTCGCGAAACCTGAAGCAACCGATGAGGAACTCTATGCTGCGGCCAGGACCGCCCAGATCCATGATCATATTATCAATCTACCTGAAGGTTACGACACGATCGTGGGCGAAGATGGCTATCGCTTCTCCGGCGGAGAAAAGCAACGTTTGGTTCTAGCCAGAACTATTCTCCGGAATCCTCCGGTGCTTTTGCTTGATGAGGCAACAAGCGCTCTTGATACCCGCACGGAACGTGCAATGTCAGAGGCTTTGGCACGCATGTCGAAGGGACGAACCACCATTACGATTGCCCATCGATTATCCACTATACGTGACGCTGACATAATTGTGGTTATGAAAGCAGGGCGAATCGTGGAACAGGGTAACCATCAGCAGCTTTTGGCTCTAAACGGTACTTATGCAGAGTTACTGCAAAATTCATAA
- a CDS encoding HAMP domain-containing protein, translating to MGKNLNSLIVRAMIMLTLLAFAVVYFGLTAYFFFIYEWLYPDFTDDDVLRTGDIITLGLLLGVGISTASVLGWVLAKRIVDPLKSVANAARKIANGDFSARASLRHENFGEARDLVNDFNQMAERLQRAEAELQYSNSAIAHELRTPLTILRGRLQGLLDGAFSPSSESYARLIGHVDDLSAIVEELRTLALGNAGKLDLRCTQFDLATEAESVLASLEDQFEKSGIKTVSALGHAVTVADRWRVRQAFIALLENCCRYAPQSTVSVETGVAGEHVFFRCSDTGPGISEESRLRAFERFWRADDSRGRGRGGSGLGLSIVKAIAQAHGGDARILSLKNSGFGIEIRIPIREIAASN from the coding sequence ATGGGTAAAAACTTAAACTCATTGATTGTGCGTGCGATGATAATGCTTACGTTGTTGGCGTTCGCTGTGGTTTACTTCGGGCTGACGGCTTACTTTTTTTTCATTTATGAATGGCTTTATCCCGATTTCACCGATGATGACGTACTTCGGACGGGCGATATCATAACTCTGGGTCTTCTCTTAGGAGTGGGTATATCGACAGCTTCAGTGCTTGGGTGGGTTCTTGCGAAGCGGATTGTCGACCCGTTGAAGTCGGTTGCGAATGCGGCGCGCAAGATTGCAAATGGTGACTTCTCTGCACGCGCCAGTTTACGACACGAAAACTTCGGCGAGGCAAGGGATTTGGTTAATGACTTCAACCAAATGGCGGAGCGATTGCAGCGTGCGGAGGCTGAGTTGCAATATTCCAATTCAGCGATCGCGCATGAGTTGCGGACACCGCTGACGATACTTCGCGGCCGCCTGCAAGGCCTATTGGATGGAGCCTTTTCACCCAGTAGTGAATCCTATGCACGCCTTATCGGGCATGTCGACGACCTGTCGGCAATTGTCGAGGAATTGCGCACACTCGCACTCGGTAACGCTGGCAAACTCGACCTGCGGTGCACCCAATTTGACTTAGCGACAGAGGCTGAGAGTGTTCTTGCATCGCTGGAAGATCAGTTCGAAAAATCTGGGATCAAAACGGTGTCCGCGCTTGGCCATGCAGTTACAGTCGCTGACCGTTGGCGTGTGCGTCAGGCTTTCATAGCCTTGCTAGAAAACTGTTGCCGTTACGCACCGCAAAGCACCGTGTCCGTCGAGACCGGCGTCGCAGGCGAACACGTTTTTTTCCGCTGTAGCGACACGGGGCCAGGCATCTCCGAGGAAAGCCGATTACGGGCTTTCGAACGCTTTTGGCGCGCTGACGATTCGAGGGGACGGGGCAGGGGCGGATCCGGTCTCGGCCTATCAATTGTGAAAGCGATTGCACAGGCGCATGGAGGGGACGCCCGTATTCTCTCCCTTAAAAACTCCGGCTTTGGGATCGAAATCCGCATTCCTATCCGAGAAATCGCGGCTTCGAATTGA
- a CDS encoding response regulator — translation MINALILIVEDEPEIAEIIETYLSREGFRVVTAGDGTVGLGHHLRLRPDLVVLDIKLPGQDGYDVLAAIRRRGNTPVIMLTALAEDLDKLQALRIGADDYVVKPFNPLEVVARVKAVLRRSMGVPTERLLRVGPVTVDLQAYRVTVERDTGPLTLELTKTEFRILSHMASSLGKVFERSELVDACLPEGEALDRTVDSHLSNLRRKLAAAGADGLLTGVRGVGYRLDNTNG, via the coding sequence ATGATCAATGCTTTAATTCTTATTGTTGAGGATGAGCCCGAAATTGCTGAAATCATCGAGACGTATCTGTCTCGCGAGGGGTTTCGCGTTGTCACGGCAGGTGACGGAACTGTCGGGTTAGGGCATCATCTTCGTCTTCGCCCTGATCTCGTGGTCCTAGATATTAAGTTGCCGGGACAGGACGGTTATGACGTTTTGGCTGCAATCCGCCGCCGCGGCAATACGCCAGTCATCATGTTGACCGCTTTGGCCGAAGACTTGGATAAGCTGCAAGCTTTACGTATCGGAGCCGATGACTACGTTGTTAAGCCTTTTAATCCGCTTGAAGTCGTAGCGCGTGTGAAAGCCGTCCTTCGAAGAAGTATGGGTGTGCCGACTGAACGTTTGTTGCGCGTGGGGCCAGTAACCGTGGACTTACAGGCGTATCGTGTCACGGTTGAAAGGGACACAGGTCCTCTCACGCTTGAGTTAACAAAGACAGAGTTCCGTATTCTATCCCATATGGCTTCGAGTCTGGGGAAGGTTTTTGAGCGCTCGGAGTTGGTTGATGCGTGTCTGCCCGAAGGTGAAGCGCTCGACCGGACTGTGGATAGCCATTTGAGCAATTTGCGCCGCAAGTTAGCTGCCGCCGGAGCTGACGGATTGCTTACTGGAGTGCGCGGCGTTGGATACCGCTTGGACAATACAAATGGGTAA
- a CDS encoding multidrug efflux RND transporter permease subunit — translation MPQFFINRPVFAWVIAIFIALAGVVAIPQLPVSRYPVIAPPNISIFTTYTGASVQTVNDSVVAPIEKELSSVKNVLYYESTVDSTGAANITVTFKPGTDPELAQVDVQNRLKNAEPRLPEVVRRNGINVEASESGFLMVIALKSRSGETDELSLGDYLTRNIAEELKRVPGVGRTQQFGSERAMRVWVNPTKLAAYNLSMSDVTSAIARENAQVSSGRVGDEPTVPGTTVSTPLIVHGQLNSPEAFAAIPLRTQTDGARLLLSDVARVELGAQTFAFSVSSNSKPAAAAAIQMSPGANAVSTAAAIEKRLGELQATMPSDLSVSISYNTAPFVKVSILKVVQTLVEAMVLVFLVILLFLQKLRYTLIPTIVAPIALLGTFAVMLVAGYTINVLTMFGMVLAIGIIVDDAIVVVENVERIMAREGLSPKEATRKAMREISGAIVGITLVLVAVFIPMGLSDGSVGAIYRQFTMSMAVSILFSAFLALTLTPALCATILKPVGPHAEVRFFSWFNTKFDRLSARYTGAIGWILRRGVRILLVYILLLGVLGVSYSQLPTSFVPEEDQGNFMAMFELPAGATAERTREIIAKYEKHTASRPDITESIVIQGFGFSGSGPNAAQAFTSLKAWSDRKTTVNEEIAAAQAAMADIPEGTAMIMKPPAIESLGTTSGFSLRLEDRGNAGPTALKAAESELIRLASKSKLLTGVMTDGLPDGQSIALNIDRQKALALGVSFSTVSDMISTAIGSTYVNDFPKDGRLQQVVVQADAQHRMHIDDVLRLEVRNIDGAMVPLSEFVQPVWQMTPLQLARYNGYPAARLSGSAAPGVSSGVAMSEMERLAKQLPSGFAVAWTGQSLQERQSATQTPILLAASMLVVFLVLAALYESWTIPLAVMLVVPLGVLGAVLAVLARGMENDVFFKVGVITIIGLSAKNAILLIEYARHLRNEGQSLNRAVLKASRLRFRPILMTSLAFILGVVPLMIARGAGSEIQNAIGTGVFGGMLSATVLAVFFVPLLYVTISRLIRVRK, via the coding sequence ATGCCACAATTCTTCATCAATCGCCCGGTGTTTGCCTGGGTGATTGCCATATTCATTGCATTGGCTGGTGTTGTTGCGATCCCACAACTGCCGGTTTCACGTTATCCTGTTATCGCACCGCCGAATATCAGTATTTTCACAACATATACTGGAGCTTCTGTTCAAACGGTCAATGATAGTGTGGTTGCTCCTATCGAAAAGGAACTCTCAAGCGTCAAAAACGTTTTATATTATGAATCGACTGTCGACTCGACAGGTGCTGCGAATATCACGGTGACGTTCAAACCTGGAACGGACCCCGAACTCGCGCAAGTGGATGTTCAAAACAGGTTGAAAAATGCCGAGCCTCGTCTTCCAGAAGTCGTTCGCCGTAACGGAATAAATGTGGAAGCGTCAGAGTCGGGCTTCCTTATGGTCATTGCACTCAAGTCACGCAGCGGTGAGACAGACGAGTTGAGCCTTGGTGACTATCTGACGCGTAACATCGCCGAGGAGCTCAAACGCGTTCCCGGCGTTGGACGTACCCAACAATTTGGTTCCGAACGTGCAATGCGTGTTTGGGTTAACCCGACAAAACTGGCTGCCTACAACCTGAGCATGTCCGACGTGACGAGCGCGATTGCCCGCGAAAATGCTCAAGTTTCGTCGGGCAGGGTCGGGGATGAACCGACCGTTCCGGGGACCACAGTTTCAACGCCACTGATTGTGCATGGACAGTTGAACTCACCCGAGGCGTTTGCAGCAATACCTTTGAGAACCCAGACAGATGGCGCGCGGCTGCTGTTGTCCGATGTTGCACGTGTGGAACTTGGCGCACAGACTTTTGCCTTCAGCGTCAGCAGTAACAGCAAGCCTGCTGCAGCAGCGGCGATACAAATGTCGCCGGGTGCCAATGCCGTCAGCACTGCGGCGGCGATCGAAAAGCGGTTAGGTGAACTGCAGGCTACAATGCCGAGTGATCTCTCAGTCTCAATTTCCTACAATACCGCGCCCTTCGTGAAAGTGTCGATTTTGAAGGTGGTGCAGACACTTGTAGAGGCAATGGTTCTGGTGTTCCTCGTGATACTGCTGTTTCTGCAGAAGTTGCGGTACACATTGATCCCAACAATTGTCGCGCCGATCGCGCTGCTTGGCACATTCGCGGTGATGCTGGTTGCCGGTTACACGATCAATGTTTTGACCATGTTTGGCATGGTTTTGGCAATCGGTATCATTGTTGACGACGCCATTGTCGTCGTCGAAAACGTAGAACGGATCATGGCAAGGGAGGGGCTCTCGCCGAAGGAGGCTACTCGCAAAGCAATGCGCGAAATTTCGGGTGCAATCGTCGGGATCACATTGGTTTTGGTCGCCGTCTTTATCCCTATGGGATTGTCCGATGGTTCTGTGGGAGCAATCTACCGCCAATTCACAATGTCGATGGCAGTGTCGATCCTGTTTTCAGCCTTCCTCGCACTTACCCTTACGCCTGCTTTGTGCGCCACTATCCTCAAGCCTGTCGGCCCCCACGCAGAAGTACGTTTCTTCTCGTGGTTTAATACCAAGTTTGACCGTTTAAGTGCACGCTATACCGGCGCTATCGGCTGGATTTTACGGCGTGGTGTTCGGATATTGTTGGTTTACATTTTGCTCTTGGGAGTACTAGGCGTTAGCTACTCTCAACTGCCGACATCGTTCGTGCCTGAAGAAGATCAGGGAAATTTCATGGCAATGTTCGAGCTGCCGGCTGGTGCCACAGCAGAGCGCACGCGGGAGATTATTGCAAAATATGAAAAACACACCGCCTCCCGCCCTGATATTACTGAGAGCATTGTTATTCAAGGTTTCGGATTTTCCGGCTCTGGTCCGAATGCTGCTCAGGCGTTTACCAGTCTTAAGGCTTGGAGTGATCGTAAGACAACGGTTAACGAAGAGATCGCGGCGGCGCAAGCGGCGATGGCGGATATTCCGGAGGGAACCGCGATGATAATGAAACCACCGGCCATTGAATCGCTGGGAACAACATCTGGTTTCTCCCTTCGCTTGGAGGATCGGGGTAATGCCGGGCCAACAGCACTGAAAGCGGCCGAGAGTGAGTTGATAAGGCTCGCCTCCAAGAGCAAATTGCTCACGGGCGTGATGACGGATGGGCTTCCAGATGGGCAGAGTATTGCGTTGAATATTGATCGCCAGAAGGCGCTGGCTCTCGGTGTTTCTTTTTCAACCGTGAGCGACATGATTTCGACAGCAATCGGGTCAACTTATGTCAACGATTTTCCGAAAGACGGCCGCCTCCAACAGGTAGTCGTGCAAGCCGATGCACAGCATCGTATGCATATTGATGATGTGCTTCGCCTTGAAGTGCGCAATATTGATGGCGCGATGGTTCCCCTGTCGGAGTTTGTCCAGCCTGTCTGGCAAATGACGCCGCTTCAATTGGCGCGCTATAACGGCTACCCCGCTGCTCGTCTTTCAGGTTCAGCTGCGCCGGGTGTTTCGAGTGGAGTGGCAATGTCCGAGATGGAGCGATTGGCAAAACAGTTACCGTCAGGATTTGCGGTTGCGTGGACGGGGCAATCGCTACAGGAAAGACAATCCGCAACCCAGACGCCAATTCTTTTAGCCGCATCGATGCTCGTGGTATTTCTGGTCTTGGCCGCACTTTACGAAAGCTGGACAATCCCGCTGGCCGTTATGTTGGTTGTGCCGCTTGGCGTGCTCGGGGCTGTGCTGGCTGTGCTGGCGCGGGGCATGGAAAATGATGTGTTTTTCAAAGTCGGCGTCATTACAATAATCGGACTTTCTGCAAAGAACGCCATTTTGTTGATTGAATATGCTCGCCATCTGCGCAACGAGGGGCAAAGCCTCAACAGAGCAGTGCTTAAGGCATCACGATTGAGATTCCGGCCAATTCTGATGACTTCACTGGCCTTTATCTTGGGGGTCGTGCCACTCATGATCGCGCGCGGGGCCGGTTCTGAAATTCAGAATGCAATAGGAACAGGGGTTTTTGGAGGAATGTTATCCGCAACCGTCCTGGCTGTTTTCTTTGTACCCTTGTTATATGTAACAATCAGCCGATTAATCAGAGTAAGAAAATAA